The sequence below is a genomic window from Ipomoea triloba cultivar NCNSP0323 chromosome 10, ASM357664v1.
TTTAATGGACATTATGCATCTGGAGAACCACATAGTGGATTGGGTAATGAATTCAGGAAAAGGTGCTTGCTATATCCCCGAGTTTATATCCTAAATGTAGCCATTTTATATCCTGCAATAAAGTTTCTAGTTTCTACTCTGCCAAAATTAATGTTAGGCACTAGGACCAACCTaaacttcaaaattttcaaataattcaTTGGGAAATAAATTTATGGTCCTTGAATTGACGTTGTATGATAGAGTTGCATGTGTACTTGGGACTGCTTCATTCTCAATTAATATTTAGGAATAGAAGAAGGTTATCGCTGGTGATGTGATGGTGGTGAGGACTGGGGTTATTttggattttctttttattctccTCAGAAGGAAACCTGCTTTATGTTTGGCCATTTACTCTCTAAAGTTGTCATTTGTGCTTTAATGATCTTGATTTGAACATTGGATTTTTCTCTTTGTATAATCTTATTGATCTGTTTGGATGGGTAGAGAATGTAAAGGGAAAGAAAATGGGCACACagagaaaatggagaagaaaagtTGTATTCATATGACAAGACAAGGTGGGGAGAGAGGATTGAGACTAGAGGCGCTGTATTGAGAGGTAGAGGAAGGGAAGAGTTTTATGCCATATATAGTGTTATTAGTAGATGAAGAATAAATTTCACCTCATTTTGGGAGTGAAAAATACCCATCTTCATTCTGATCCAATAAAAAACGAGCTGTGGAATAGTTCATATTCTCTTTAATGCTTATTCTCAATAGAACATCTGTTTTTGTCCTGtgtgtttcttaatatttaGTCTGGAATCTGGGTGGCTGTTGACATTATTACTATTGGCCTTCCAGGAAGAAACTAGTAACCTCTCACTGGAGAAGATTTGTACAGCCCCTCTCATGGCGTATTAAGTGGATTGAATTGCAAGTCATGCAACTTCAGTTTCAAGCACGAAAGTATGACAAGGAACTTGCGGGCTACAACCACCAAAAATTTTTTCAGTTGGAGAGTGTGAGAACAGAAAGTTTTGGCTCAAAGTCACTTCCATTTTCCAATAACAGACCTAGAAGTAAGGTtctaaaaagaaagaaaagaaaaagagtcGAAGATAGTGAGGACACAGCAGTATATATGTCTCGCCACAATTTGTTTTCTTACTATGGTAAAAGAAATCCTCTTTATCCCCTTCCTTCTTTCTGCCTTGTGTTTCAAGTTGTGACATGATGTTTGTATGCCGCAGAACGTAAAAAACCTTTTGCTGATGGTACTTCTCTTGATGATGACTGTGGCCCTACAGGTGCGGAATTCTttttttgattatttaattGTGTTGTTTTCATGCATATGAAATCACAGTTTTCATTTTTACTctgttttcacttttcatttctttttctgcAACTAGGGAGACCTTGCCTGAATGAAATTTACCAAGTTTTCACTTTGGAAATAGAAAGGACATAAAGATAAGAAGGGCAGTTAGCCTTCATTATCCCCCCTCCCCAAGATAAAACTGCCTAGTTAGGTGGAGTTTTGCTCAGTTACTATAGTCTATAGCTGATCCACAGTTACCTCTTAGCAAAGCTTTGTTGCTTCTTCTCATGAGGCCTTTCCAATCTTGAATAGGAGAATGAGAGAATCTGACCTTGGACTTGGATTGTTGTACTTTGGGGCAGGTTTTAATGTTTTACCTTTGTGGCTGTTTTTAGTGTTCATAACAAATATCTTCTAAAAGGATTAGATGATGAGTAACAACCTAACCCTTTTTTCTATTTGCAAACAATCAAAATTCCGTTCACCTAGGTCTTGTTTGTTGTAAGAAGACCTACCATGTAAGAATCTCCTGGCCTTTTAGTAATATGACATGCTGTATTGCGTTTTCATTGATGTTTCCTGGTCCCAACAGATTCCATTTATATTTCAGATGCTAAGgagatcattttttttttaatggagttCATTCTCtccaatttataatttttaaaatcagaTTTTATTCTGCAGCAATTCCCATTGAAAAGGAAAATGGCAATAATGGATATGGGGCCAACGATGAACATCAGTGGTTTGGGTCCAGAGATGAACATAATTGCTCTGAACAAATACTCCGCAAGATTGGTGTTTTGCAATCACAAGTTGGCCAGCTTAGAAGTAGAGTTGACAAGGTATTGAGTGAAAATGCAGGGAAGTTTTCTAGCACTGAAAACTTGAACTTGTTTTTACCCTGCAATGCTTTGAGCAGTTCTTCTCGAAATCCTTCATCTCCAAAGAGTGGGGGCAAAATGGCTGTAGGGTCTTCTCTAGCATCTCAGCTTATGATTGCACCTCAAGGTGCCATTTCAACTCGAGGAGATGGTACAAGCATCCCTGATGTGATTGAAAGTACAAGTCAATCTCTTATTGGTGGCAGCATAAGCAATGTAAGTATATTATCCTTGGCTTGCCATTATTCTCCCAGACTTTGAGCTACCATCACAGTAACTTTTTCACCAgataaaatgaattaattgtgaAGAAACCTTTTTCTCACAGtctatatataaacattaatatCACTATGAACCACAGTTTATTTGCATCTATGCAGGGTGAAGGTGACATTCTAATCGACAATAAAAGGATGAGTAATCTAGAGGAGGTCATGATTCATCAAGTAGAAAAATCTTGCGTGCCAGAGGAAGGCCCGAGGGAGGCCCTTCCTCCCGCTGTTGGAGAACCTGAGCTGCCAGTAGAAGATCAACCAGCTCCAAAAATCCGTTCGCTTTCCAAGCTTTCTTCATCCAAGATCAAGAAGAAGACCCGGAGAAAGGCTCGAAGGTGGAGCCGCAGATCCTCCACTTAGCTTTTTCTATTCCACCCATACAAGGATCCTTCAAATATTTGTCCATCCTTCTCTTTTCTGCAGGGAGCAtagaaaattttgtatatgcTGCTTGGAAATGCATGATATTCCTGATGGACCTCATACATGCTACTCTCTATGTCATTTCTGTTTGAATATTTCATATGCTTGATTGGTCCATGTAGCATTATAGATTTGAAAAGTGGCCAATGCTTTCATTATAAAGGTTCTTATTCCCAGTTTCTCACACTTTTTCTTGGACCATACTTTGGGATTTAATGTTGTTTTTCTTTCATTAGTTCTCTCCTTTGCCTTTCATCTCTCTTTTTCCACAACTAACAAATGCTGGCTAAGTCGCAGTTTCCAGCCAATCAGTTCTCTTTCAAACCCAAATTACTATATGAGCTGAAACACACCCtatatatcatatcataatttGGGGCACCCACTCCTACATATACCCAATTCAAGatgaaatggaatatatatatatacacacacacacacacatagaagAATTGAGGGTAGATTACAGACCAAAGAAGCAGCTGAGAAGGCGCTTTCACTCCCACATTTTCGACTCGATTGCCGCCTTCATAAATATGCTGCATTTTGAGCTGCACCTAGACCAAGAGTTGTGAGGAAGAATCATGTAAACCACACTCAGAGTTGCATATCACCTGATGCACAACATTTTGATACAATCAGTTCAACCTAATAAAAGGACAGATAAATGTTCGGCATAATTCTTAGTGAACTATTGCAGATTATTCACATAAGCATAAAAACAAGACACGAAAAACTCGTacatttgcacaattcttggtCAGTTAGTCCTCTGTCCCAGATTATTTACATATGCGTAAAGACTAAGAATTTAGTCCAATGTCCTAGATTATTTACATATGCGTAAAGACAATCTCCTTTGGAATTCCCGGAAATACCTCTGTTTCCACAATTAATGGGGTTACCTTTGAAGCCCCATAACATTAATCTTGGATGTGGGCATGTGGCACGTATTAAACTTTTGGCATTATTTAGGCAGATAAGACGAGCACCAATCCATGTACAAATGTCGATACTATATGATAACATAGTCAATACTATACACCTTTTTACTCACAACCTTATAGAGCATCCCTCAAGATCGAGAAAAAGATGATAATGAACCATGTCAGACAGTAGATTTTCCAAGTGATATGCATTTCTCGAATCTCAAAGGGTGATTATGCTAATGAAGGTATATTATATGCAACCTTTGACCAAATTTTATTTGTCCCATAAAACATAGAATGACAAAACGTAAGTCTTAAATGCTTTCCCTCGTCATTAAAAAGAAACATTTGACTCTCTTTGTTGTTAGGTATTGAAACATTTGACTCTCTTTGTTGTTAGGTATTGAAAAGCAAACTTTTATGATGCACATATACGCCTAGAAATGAGACGACCAATACAGACAGAGATGGCCAAGTACAACAACTAAACAGAGACTGTAAGAAAGGAATTATCAAAGGCGCCATATTTGGAAACTAAACCGCTAACATTGTGTTATTACATTTTCACCCAAATAATAGAAACTAgaattcataagaaaattcatttATGTAAAATTTCTAATTGTCTTTGCCTTCTTTAGTAAGGAATTAATTAAGTGCCATAAAAAGGTAAGAAAAATTAcgatatttgattttttttttttggtatcatcgaagaattaattaaaatccATAAAAATGTGGTGTGGCCCACTCTCAAATCCTTTGAAGTTCATTGCCAGAAAGTGTAAGAGCATCAAATATATTCGCTATACATCAGACTAACTTAGCCTCACTCAAACTGTAGAATACACATCTCAGTCATTTAAACAGTTGTGGAACTGGATAGCACGGAAAATGTGGTAGTATCTATATGGAACACCCTTTGATGCTGTGATAAATTGgtaagatttatttattttttttcctcccaaagatttatttattttaatggtAGAGATGGGTGCTAGAAAAGGAAGATAATCTAtggagtatattattattattagacaaaAGGCCTAAAAGAAAAGTCCAGTCATGCATGCATTTCACTAAATTTGAGTAAGAGGTTAAAGAAAGGATTTGATGGAAATTGAAAGTATATAAGAAAAATTGATAGATAAGGATTGGAAAGAAATACAAGCAGGGCACAATAAGAAAGATATAACTTTGGACTTTTGGAATGAAACGAAAGTGGTATTTGGTCGGATACGTTTATACCCTATATTGGATTTTATTCCGATTACCATGTTTGTTTGCCTACTTTTGCTACCTAACTATTAGATTCAAATCCTTTCGTAATCATAAAAAGCAATCCCTCTTCCTTTCCCCTACTTTAGAACATTGGAATAAAAAATGACGaaggaaaaaagtaaaaaggTCATCCTCCACGTATCCaacatgaaattttaatataatataaaaatttattttgattccacCATGTTTGTCGGtatacttttaataataataaaaatcattCCTCTTTTCCTCCCCAACAATCGGATTTGATTCCAATGTAATAATCATTGGAAGGTGTAATACTCATTTGGTTCTTTTTTATTTACTCTTTGCAAAGTTTAGTCAAAACGTTTTACTTGTAATCTATTCAGATCATGCCATAAGCATTAACTATTGAGGCAAACAGGCAGAGACCAAACCTAAAAGACAAAGCCTATCCTTTACCCCCCAAACATAATGCCTTTCAAATTTGACTCACCATGACCAAATATTAGACTTTGGaggaaattaatataatttccatTTGATATACTGGCCCATATAAATGTGTGTAGACTTGCTTTAGGCAGAATACACTAAACGGCACTGCTATCAATTACTGGATTTACTGCACACACCAGCTGTTAACCTACTCAGTTGTTTTCAGGTTCATCTTACGTTTTCGggattactatttttttttttttttgtcttttttcagATAGACTCGTACATTCTTCAGGATTGAAAGAAAAGTTTCGGGATTactatttttgtcttttttcagATAGACTCGTACATTCTTCAGGGTTGAAAGAAAAGTTCTTGACTTGAAGAATTCTTCAGAACTTGAAAATCATCACCATCGAATCCAATGGGCAGAGAAGGGCCCTGTTGTCATTGCCACATT
It includes:
- the LOC116032444 gene encoding uncharacterized protein LOC116032444, encoding MGLELGVNKGSEAVSEASALKESGAASKELEVNDIKCESNCEDYSVLAEQRDKVYGAELEEVDILKVTNSGCKELDESECQFVTESSSSFDSSTSATENDAAMSDAEIVSGFNGHYASGEPHSGLGNEFRKRKKLVTSHWRRFVQPLSWRIKWIELQVMQLQFQARKYDKELAGYNHQKFFQLESVRTESFGSKSLPFSNNRPRSKVLKRKKRKRVEDSEDTAVYMSRHNLFSYYERKKPFADGTSLDDDCGPTAIPIEKENGNNGYGANDEHQWFGSRDEHNCSEQILRKIGVLQSQVGQLRSRVDKVLSENAGKFSSTENLNLFLPCNALSSSSRNPSSPKSGGKMAVGSSLASQLMIAPQGAISTRGDGTSIPDVIESTSQSLIGGSISNGEGDILIDNKRMSNLEEVMIHQVEKSCVPEEGPREALPPAVGEPELPVEDQPAPKIRSLSKLSSSKIKKKTRRKARRWSRRSST